The Nostoc commune NIES-4072 genome includes a window with the following:
- a CDS encoding ParB/RepB/Spo0J family partition protein — MTRRKLKDNIANNEELNFVFGQATTQEIVQIASVAQEQIIPHNAIVCTFTFIPDGKPVRHYYDLEELQEWALNDIQPNGIRSPLWVRPHPTQSEKYELVAGLRRLKAAEILKLEDIPVKVFDWDDRTAFYAAISENTNRRDFSALEELDNTLRVLEIQLGYETEQVVSFLYRMNNATKNTVNQNVLVSQEAELVQQVFNSFGRITWQSFVATRLPLFKKPVEILNAIRQGKIHYTKGILIASVKDKDSRQKVLEEAINNSLSLSEIKQRVKALNGSKKALSESEPVSLKQRLINTIEVAKKNKMLWSDPKKTQQLENLLSQLETIVKN, encoded by the coding sequence ATGACTCGACGAAAACTCAAGGATAATATTGCTAACAATGAAGAACTGAACTTTGTCTTTGGACAAGCCACTACTCAGGAAATTGTACAAATAGCGTCAGTAGCTCAAGAACAAATCATTCCGCACAACGCAATTGTTTGTACATTCACATTTATTCCAGATGGCAAGCCAGTTCGACATTACTATGATTTAGAAGAGCTACAAGAATGGGCGCTAAATGATATTCAACCCAATGGAATTCGTTCTCCTCTGTGGGTACGTCCCCATCCCACTCAATCTGAAAAATATGAGTTGGTTGCAGGACTTCGGCGATTAAAAGCAGCAGAGATACTAAAATTGGAAGATATACCAGTCAAGGTTTTTGATTGGGATGATCGAACCGCTTTTTATGCTGCGATATCAGAAAATACAAATCGCCGTGACTTTAGTGCTTTAGAGGAATTAGACAACACTTTGCGAGTGCTTGAAATTCAACTGGGCTACGAAACTGAGCAAGTTGTTAGTTTTCTTTATCGAATGAACAACGCCACAAAAAATACTGTTAACCAAAACGTTTTGGTTAGTCAAGAAGCTGAACTTGTTCAACAGGTATTTAATTCATTCGGGCGAATTACTTGGCAATCATTCGTTGCAACTAGACTTCCCTTATTTAAAAAACCAGTAGAGATATTGAATGCTATTCGTCAAGGTAAAATTCATTACACTAAAGGAATTTTGATTGCTAGTGTCAAAGACAAAGATAGCAGGCAAAAAGTTTTAGAAGAAGCTATCAATAATTCCCTTAGCCTTTCTGAAATCAAGCAACGAGTTAAAGCATTGAATGGTAGTAAAAAAGCACTGTCCGAGTCCGAACCTGTAAGCCTGAAACAACGCTTAATTAACACGATTGAGGTGGCAAAGAAAAACAAGATGCTTTGGAGTGATCCGAAAAAAACTCAACAGCTAGAGAATCTGCTTAGTCAGCTTGAAACGATTGTCAAAAATTGA
- a CDS encoding P63C domain-containing protein produces MAKKGFTPAQAVELYIGNYRFDAIRIVETKEYRMSQNHILETISINKNWLTRLQFSRRRVYKTLIEQGLNQVTLSAEYTVKTTVTRAITWSLRDARIIWRYFDTKGNAQARRLIDALSEDSLISRFGQVWGERRTVEQRRIDDCRILDTPRPWTKLFETEFEENLARISKPHKKHIQNGKYYWEFVYNWMTPEEKAKLDIVNPILPNGRRKYKIHQMLSKETKERLSPHVISVLVLMKSANSVAELRRLVQRQYGIDQPNLFDGWDMK; encoded by the coding sequence ATGGCTAAGAAAGGCTTCACACCCGCCCAAGCCGTTGAGTTGTACATCGGCAACTATCGGTTTGATGCTATTAGGATTGTTGAAACGAAAGAGTACCGGATGTCTCAAAATCACATACTTGAGACAATAAGTATAAATAAGAACTGGCTGACCAGGTTACAGTTTAGCCGACGCCGTGTCTACAAAACCCTTATAGAGCAAGGGTTAAATCAGGTTACACTTTCTGCGGAATATACGGTTAAAACAACAGTAACACGTGCTATAACGTGGTCACTAAGAGATGCCAGAATAATTTGGCGTTACTTTGACACAAAAGGAAATGCACAAGCTCGGAGGTTAATTGATGCCTTATCTGAAGATTCACTCATCAGCAGATTCGGTCAAGTCTGGGGTGAACGACGTACAGTCGAACAGCGACGCATCGATGATTGCCGCATCCTTGATACCCCGCGTCCTTGGACAAAACTTTTTGAAACTGAGTTTGAGGAGAATCTAGCACGGATAAGCAAGCCGCATAAAAAGCATATACAAAATGGCAAATACTATTGGGAGTTTGTCTACAACTGGATGACTCCAGAAGAAAAAGCCAAGCTCGATATCGTTAATCCAATTTTGCCTAACGGGAGAAGGAAGTACAAAATACATCAAATGCTGTCGAAAGAAACAAAGGAGAGATTATCTCCCCATGTGATATCAGTTCTGGTTCTGATGAAGTCGGCTAACTCGGTGGCAGAACTGAGGCGGCTGGTGCAGCGGCAGTACGGAATAGATCAGCCTAATCTGTTTGATGGTTGGGACATGAAGTAG
- a CDS encoding ParA family protein — translation MVKSKPAKTTTKSEKLPKILAFANQKGGAGKSTGAVHAVDWFTQMGHSTILVDADGQESSSSWLKDLNLPCKVIGDPEVLFDELPKLAESYDVVIVDGPGNASEVTKAILIRSNLVLIPCRDSMIDLASTGKIVQFVRQAKEIRGGLPIAALYLNAVKDNTILLREAREALQSGIIPLLNTTLPDRQCIKDAPGQGSTVFRMKGEAPKAAASAYVKILTEALKLFESES, via the coding sequence ATGGTAAAATCCAAGCCGGCGAAAACTACGACCAAATCTGAAAAGCTTCCTAAAATTTTGGCATTTGCTAACCAGAAAGGTGGAGCAGGGAAATCAACAGGAGCAGTTCATGCTGTTGATTGGTTTACCCAGATGGGGCATTCCACTATCTTAGTTGATGCAGATGGGCAGGAAAGCTCATCAAGTTGGTTGAAGGATTTGAACTTGCCTTGTAAGGTCATTGGTGATCCAGAGGTTTTATTTGACGAACTTCCAAAGTTAGCAGAGTCTTATGATGTTGTAATTGTTGATGGACCAGGAAATGCAAGTGAGGTGACAAAAGCAATTTTGATCCGTTCTAATTTAGTACTTATTCCTTGCAGGGACTCCATGATCGATTTAGCAAGTACAGGTAAAATTGTACAATTTGTACGTCAAGCAAAGGAAATTCGAGGAGGGCTGCCGATAGCAGCGCTTTATCTAAATGCAGTAAAAGACAACACTATTTTATTACGAGAAGCTAGAGAAGCTTTGCAAAGCGGTATTATACCTTTGCTTAATACTACCCTTCCTGACCGTCAGTGTATCAAGGATGCACCTGGACAAGGTAGTACAGTATTTCGTATGAAGGGAGAAGCTCCTAAAGCGGCGGCAAGTGCTTACGTCAAAATCCTAACAGAAGCTTTGAAGTTATTTGAATCAGAATCATGA